Proteins from a genomic interval of Elusimicrobiota bacterium:
- the cysH gene encoding Phosphoadenosine phosphosulfate reductase, with protein sequence MNIQDLNKKFESASPQEILTWAIKTYAPRVGLSSSFGGQSAALIHMATQIEPSIPILFLDTGFLFKETHEFVEELRNKFHLNLKVFRASPEQMAVTKKNLDARTDSSGICCDATKVDLMQKSLAGLDCWIAGLRRSQGETRKNIGIVEEYRSGLVKVHPLANWSGKQIYSYMKEHQLPFHPLWEKGYTSIGCEPCTSLPAAGEGERSGRWAGLSKKECGIHTFLERKS encoded by the coding sequence ATGAATATACAAGACCTCAACAAAAAGTTTGAATCCGCTTCGCCTCAGGAGATATTGACCTGGGCCATTAAAACCTATGCTCCAAGAGTCGGACTCTCTTCTTCGTTTGGCGGCCAGAGTGCGGCGCTGATCCACATGGCCACTCAAATCGAACCGTCCATTCCCATATTATTTTTGGACACGGGTTTTTTGTTTAAAGAAACTCACGAATTCGTGGAAGAGTTGAGAAATAAATTTCACCTGAATCTTAAAGTTTTTAGAGCCTCTCCAGAACAAATGGCTGTCACGAAAAAGAATTTGGATGCACGAACCGATTCATCGGGTATCTGTTGCGACGCAACCAAGGTGGACTTGATGCAAAAGTCCCTGGCAGGGTTGGATTGTTGGATCGCCGGGCTTCGACGCTCCCAAGGCGAAACCCGAAAAAACATCGGGATTGTTGAGGAATACCGCTCTGGTTTGGTAAAAGTGCACCCGCTCGCCAATTGGAGCGGCAAACAAATTTATTCGTATATGAAAGAACATCAGTTGCCGTTCCATCCTCTCTGGGAAAAAGGTTATACCAGCATCGGATGCGAACCCTGCACCAGCCTGCCGGCGGCGGGGGAAGGCGAACGAAGTGGCCGTTGGGCGGGTCTAAGCAAGAA